In Carya illinoinensis cultivar Pawnee chromosome 6, C.illinoinensisPawnee_v1, whole genome shotgun sequence, a single genomic region encodes these proteins:
- the LOC122313411 gene encoding ATP-dependent Clp protease proteolytic subunit-related protein 1, chloroplastic, giving the protein MATSLLCPLSALPSSTIEDPRASGQVGPSLGLQKSTFLPGTKLFSASLVHPTRKSIARRCFCSPLAKSLDHIPKHLREENLKDGLMENYKNAPQYLYGLTASQMDMFMTEDNPIRRQSERVTEESISSATNYLDHGGMWSLSGSGEKGPSKYSMSVSMYRGGARGYGRPRTAPPDLPSLLLDARICYLGMPIVPAVTELLVAQFMWLDYDNPSKPIYLYINSSGTQNEKMETVGSETEAYAIADMMAYVKSDVYTVNCGMAYGQAALLLSLGAKGYRAVQPNCSTKLYLPKVNRSSGAAIDMWIKAKELDANTEYYIELLAKGIGKPKEDISKDIQRPKYFRAQEAIDYGIADKIINSRDAAFEKRNYDEMLAQSRAMRRGGASPQAAPSGFR; this is encoded by the exons ATGGCAACCTCGCTGCTCTGCCCGCTCTCGGCTCTACCATCGTCCACCATCGAGGATCCTCGAGCATCTGGGCAAGTGGGTCCCTCTCTTGGGCTCCAGAAGTCCACCTTCCTTCCCGGCACCAAGCTCTTCTCTGCTTCTCTTGTTCACCCAACAAGGAAGAGCATAGCTCGAAGATGCTTCTGCTCCCCACTTGCCAAATCCTTGGACCACATTCCCAAGCACTTAAGGGAAGAGAATCTTAAAGATGGAT TGATGGAAAATTACAAGAATGCACCCCAATATCTTTACGGCCTTACTGCTTCACAAATGGACATGTTCATGACAGAAGATAATCCCATCCGACGGCAGTCAGAAAGAGTTACAGAG GAAAGCATCTCATCTGCCACGAACTATTTGGACCATGGAGGGATGTGGAGTCTATCAGGCAGTGGTGAAAAGGGTCCTTCAAAGTACAGTATGAGTGTAAGCATGTATCGTGGAGGAGCCAGAGGATATGGAAGACCCAGAACTGCTCCTCCTGATTTGCCTTCTTTACTCTTAGATGCTCGGATATGCTATCTTGGCATGCCA ATCGTGCCAGCAGTAACTGAGCTCCTTGTTGCTCAATTTATGTGGTTGGACTATGATAACCCTTCAAAgcctatatatttatacataaattCATCTGGAACACAG AATGAGAAGATGGAGACTGTTGGATCAGAAACTGAGGCATATGCCATAGCTGACATGATGGCT TATGTCAAATCAGATGTCTATACTGTGAATTGTGGCATGGCATATGGTCAAGCAGCATTGCTCCTGTCACTTGGGGCAAAGGGTTATCGTGCTGTACAGCCAAACTGCTCCA CAAAGTTATATCTTCCGAAAGTCAACAGATCAAGTGGGGCGGCCATAGATATGTGGATCAAG GCCAAAGAGCTGGATGCAAATACTGAGTACTACATTGAGCTATTAGCAAAAGGAATTGGAAAACCTAAGGAAGATATCTCTAAAGACATCCAGCGACCTAAATATTTCAGAGCACAGGAAGCCATAGATTATGGCATTGCAGACAAGATAATCAACTCAAGGGATGCTGCATTTGAGAAGAGG